The following are from one region of the Vibrio rarus genome:
- the surA gene encoding peptidylprolyl isomerase SurA: protein MNKFKRLIASMILILVPAMTLAAPVELDRVVVIVNDGAILQSDIDNAMKTLKFNAHEHQQALPEADVLREQVIDKLIMDKLQSQEAERIGVRIDDNRLDQAIKGIAEKNNQTTAQLEASVRSQGLTYSEFREEIRKEVSISEARNALVRRRINILPAEVETMGAMLAKETNKNVNYHVGHIQLRFNDEQSKDDVEKAANALVERLKNGEKFSDLAIAYSKGPKALEGGDWGWMHKEEMPTIFADQITVQGKGAIIGPFRSGVGFHILKIKDVQGLETVAVTEVNARHILIKTSVILSDDGAKRELNDFIRKIKSGEATFGELARQYSADTGSASRDGELGYQTPDLYVPEFKHQVETLPIGQISEPFETVHGWHIVEVLDRRQVDKTDSAMNNKAYRILFNRKFNEEASAWMQELRASAFIERLDKQADEEAADNDL from the coding sequence ATGAATAAGTTTAAACGACTCATTGCTTCGATGATCCTAATACTGGTCCCTGCTATGACTTTGGCAGCACCCGTTGAGTTAGATCGAGTTGTTGTCATCGTTAACGATGGCGCAATTTTACAAAGTGACATTGACAATGCGATGAAAACCCTAAAATTCAACGCTCATGAACACCAGCAAGCTCTACCTGAAGCTGACGTTCTTAGAGAGCAAGTCATTGATAAGTTGATCATGGATAAGCTGCAGTCTCAAGAAGCAGAGCGCATTGGCGTTAGGATTGACGATAATCGCCTTGATCAAGCCATCAAAGGTATTGCTGAAAAAAATAATCAAACCACGGCGCAACTAGAGGCGAGCGTTCGCTCTCAAGGACTGACTTACAGTGAGTTTCGCGAAGAGATTCGCAAGGAAGTCTCCATTTCAGAAGCTCGCAATGCGCTAGTTCGCCGTCGCATTAACATCCTCCCAGCCGAAGTTGAGACAATGGGAGCCATGCTAGCTAAAGAAACCAATAAAAACGTGAACTACCATGTTGGTCATATTCAGCTTCGATTTAACGATGAACAGTCGAAAGATGACGTCGAAAAAGCGGCCAATGCTCTGGTTGAACGTTTGAAAAATGGTGAGAAATTTTCTGACCTTGCCATCGCTTACTCAAAGGGCCCCAAAGCCTTAGAAGGGGGGGACTGGGGCTGGATGCACAAAGAAGAAATGCCAACCATCTTTGCTGACCAAATCACCGTACAAGGAAAAGGGGCGATTATTGGTCCATTTCGTAGTGGTGTTGGCTTCCACATCCTAAAAATAAAGGATGTTCAAGGGTTAGAAACCGTAGCAGTCACTGAAGTGAATGCCCGTCATATTCTCATCAAAACCTCCGTCATCTTAAGTGATGATGGCGCTAAGCGTGAACTGAATGACTTCATTCGCAAGATCAAATCTGGCGAGGCGACATTTGGTGAACTGGCACGCCAATACAGCGCAGACACAGGTTCTGCATCTCGCGATGGTGAACTAGGTTACCAAACACCCGACCTCTATGTACCAGAGTTTAAACACCAAGTGGAAACCTTACCTATAGGTCAAATCAGCGAACCTTTCGAAACCGTTCACGGCTGGCATATAGTGGAAGTGTTGGATCGTCGCCAAGTAGACAAAACCGATAGTGCTATGAACAATAAAGCCTATCGAATCTTGTTTAATCGTAAATTTAATGAAGAAGCGAGCGCGTGGATGCAGGAGCTAAGAGCCAGTGCCTTTATTGAACGACTCGATAAACAAGCGGACGAAGAGGCGGCTGACAATGATCTGTAA